One genomic window of Solanum stenotomum isolate F172 chromosome 9, ASM1918654v1, whole genome shotgun sequence includes the following:
- the LOC125877744 gene encoding conserved oligomeric Golgi complex subunit 4, whose product MASDEGTNLGSSPLKFGTPEALEEVRNLTDVGDMTRLLHECIAYQRALDLELDTILSHRSDLDKQLSGLQKSAQVLDIVKADADHLFSNISSTSLLADQVSAKVRQLDLGQSRVNDTLLRIDAIVDRSNCLDGVRKALASEDFESAASYVQTFLQLDAKYKDSAASDQRDQLLASKKQLEGIVRRKLADAVDQRDHSTVLRFIRLYPPLALEEEGLQVYVAYLKKVIAMRSRLEYEQLVEMMSDQQGSSQNQLNFVSCLTNLFKDIVLAIEENDETLRSLCGEDGIVYAICELQEECDSRGSTIIKKYMEYRKLAKVTSEINSYKSDLLSVGIEGPDPRDIEVYLEEILSLTQLGEDYTGYMISKIRGLSSVDPELGPRATKAFRSGNFSKVVQDITGYYVILEGYFMVENVRKAIKIDELVFDSLTTSMVDDVFYVLQSCCRRSISTSNINSVIAVLSSAVSLLGGEFNEALQQKVREPNLGAKLFTGGVAVQKTGTEIATALNNMDVSGEYALKLRHEIEEQCAEVFSAPADRERVKSCLSELNETSNGFKKALNIGLEQLVATVTPRIRPVLDTVATISYELSESEYADNEVNDPWVQRLLHAVETNVAWLQPLMTANNYDSLVHLVIDFVVKRLEVIMMQKRFSQLGGLQLDRDIRALVSYFSNMTQRTVRDKFARLTQMATILNLEKVSEILDFWGENSGPMTWRLTPAEVRRVLSLRVDFKSEAISALKL is encoded by the exons ATGGCTTCCGACGAAGGAACCAATTTAGGTTCATCTCCCTTGAAATTTGGGACACCGGAGGCGTTGGAAGAGGTGCGGAATCTCACTGACGTTGGAGACATGACTAGACTTCTCCATGAGTGCATTGCATATCAACGAGCCCTAGATCTAGAACTGGACACTATCCTTTCACATCGATCTGACCTTGACAAGCAGCTTTCCGGCCTCCAAAAATCCGCTCAAGTTCTCGACATTGTTAAAGCAGACGCAGATCACCTATTCTCCAACATCAGTTCAACTTCTCTCCTTGCTGATCAGGTAAGCGCCAAAGTCCGTCAGCTCGATCTAGGTCAATCGCGTGTTAACGACACTCTCCTTCGTATAGACGCTATCGTTGATCGCTCTAATTGTTTAGACGGTGTACGTAAGGCACTCGCATCTGAGGACTTTGAATCTGCTGCTAGTTATGTTCAGACGTTCCTTCAACTTGATGCTAAGTACAAGGATTCAGCTGCTTCTGACCAGAGAGACCAGCTCCTCGCCTCTAAGAAGCAGCTTGAAGGGATTGTCCGGCGTAAATTGGCAGATGCAGTTGATCAGCGTGATCATTCCACCGTTCTGCGGTTCATAAGGCTGTATCCCCCGTTGGCATTGGAGGAGGAGGGACTGCAAGTGTATGTGGCGTATTTGAAGAAGGTAATTGCCATGAGATCGCGCCTTGAGTATGAGCAGTTGGTCGAAATGATGAGTGATCAGCAGGGATCCAGCCAGAACCAGCTTAATTTTGTATCCTGTTTGACTAATTTATTTAAAGATATCGTCTTGGCTATTGAAGAGAACGATGAAACTTTAAGGAGCTTGTGTGGAGAGGATGGCATTGTTTATGCAATATGTGAACTTCAAGAAGAGTGTGACTCTCGCGGTTCCACTATTATAAAGAAGTACATGGAGTACAGGAAACTAGCGAAAGTGACTTCTGAGATTAATTCGTACAAGAGCGATTTGCTGTCTGTTGGAATTGAAGGACCAGACCCCAGAGATATCGAGGTATATTTGGAGGAGATCTTGTCTTTGACACAGTTGGGTGAGGATTACACGGGGTATATGATATCAAAGATTAGGGGTTTGAGTTCTGTTGATCCCGAACTAGGTCCCCGTGCCACAAAGGCTTTTAGGAGTGGTAATTTCAGTAAAGTTGTGCAAGATATTACCGGTTATTATGTGATCTTGGAAGGATACTTCATGGTTGAGAATGTGAGAAAAGCTATAAAAATTGATGAACTCGTGTTCGATAGTCTCACAACTTCCATGGTGGACGATGTCTTCTATGTTCTGCAGAGCTGTTGTCGAAGGTCCATATCCACTTCAAATATCAACTCTGTTATTGCAGTTTTAAGCAGTGCTGTAAGTCTATTAGGTGGTGAGTTCAATGAGGCTTTGCAGCAGAAGGTCAGAGAGCCTAATCTTGGAGCAAAGCTGTTCACCGGTGGTGTTGCTGTACAAAAGACTGGTACAGAGATTGCCACGGCTTTGAATAATATGGATGTGAGTGGTGAGTATGCATTGAAATTACGGCATGAGATTGAAGAACAATGTGCTGAG GTGTTTTCTGCACCAGCGGATAGAGAGAGGGTCAAATCATGTTTATCTGAATTAAATGAGACAAGCAATGGTTTCAAGAAGGCCTTGAATATTGGCTTGGAACAACTAGTGGCTACTGTGACACCTCGAATTCGGCCAGTGTTGGATACTGTTGCAACAATCAGCTATGAGCTGTCTGAATCTGAATATGCTGACAATGAGGTAAATGACCCGTGGGTTCAAAGGCTTCTCCATGCTGTAGAGACCAATGTGGCTTGGCTTCAACCATTGATGACTGCTAACAATTATGACTCTCTTGTACATCTGGTCATTGACTTTGTTGTTAAGAGGCTTGAGGTTATCATGATGCAAAAGAGATTCAGTCAACTTGGAGGTCTTCAACTTGACAGAGATATTCGAGCTCTCGTGAGCTACTTCTCCAACATGACCCAGAGGACTGTTAGGGACAAGTTTGCTCGTCTAACCCAAATGGCTACAATATTAAACTTGGAGAAGGTCTCTGAGATTCTGGATTTCTGGGGTGAAAACTCAGGACCCATGACCTGGCGACTTACTCCAGCTGAGGTTAGAAGAGTGTTGAGTTTGAGGGTTGACTTTAAATCTGAAGCAATATCGGCTCTTAAGTTGTAA